The genomic region GGAGGCACGGAGGCACGGAGAGCAGAAGAGCCAGATGTCGCAGAAGCGGCTGAAGCAGATGTTTCTTTTGAGCCTGAGGCGCTGGGCGAGAACATCAGTTTTGATTTCGGGGCGAATGACTCTGACGAAGCCTTGCCGTACCAAGCGGCCAAAGCGGGAGCCGCCGAAGCAAGCGCCGCCGCGCAGCCGGTCGAAGGCTTTCGTGCTGAGGGCAGCGCCGCGTCGGTGCCGGAAGTCCTCAAGTTCCTGATTGACCGCACCGGTTACATCAAGCAACTGGAAGACGAAGCCACGCCGGACTCGCTGGCCCGCATTGAGAACCTGAAGGAACTGGTGAATGCCGCCATGGATTCGCGCGATCGCGGCGAGACGCTGGCGGAGTTCCTGGACCACGCCGCCCTGGTGAGCGACGTTGACACCTACGATCCGCGCGGGCGCACCACGCTGATGACGCTGCATTCCGCCAAGGGCCTGGAGTTCAACTTGGTCTTTCTGGTGGGCATGGAAGAAGGCCTGTTTCCGCATTCGCGGGCGTTCAACGATCCCGATCAAATGGAAGAAGAGCGCCGCCTCTGCTACGTGGGCATGACTCGCGCCATGGACCAGTTGGTGCTGAGCCAGGCGCGCTATCGCCGGCGCTACGGCACGGACATGCCCGATGCCAGCATCCCTTCGCGCTTTCTGGAAGAAGTTCCAGCGCAGTTGCTGGAGCCGCTGGGCGTGGCGCGGACAGGCAGGTCCTCCGCAGCCCGGCGCGAGTCCGACTATGCTGACCGGCACTACAGTTACGAAGATGAAGACCAGAGCGTGACGCCCAGCTACGGAGCAGGCCAGCAGCAGCCGCGAACGGCGAGTCCGGTACGCAAAGGCGGCTACACCGGCCCGAAATACAATTCCATTGACAACATCTCGGAGTTTTTTGCCTCGCGCGGCAAGAAGTTCAACCGGCCGAGCGTGCCGGTGGAAGCATCTTCAATTCGTAACAGCACAACGGGTTTTCGTCCCGGACAGCGGGTGAAACATCCGAAATTTGGCGAAGGCGTGGTCTATCAGCGTGAAGGTGAAGGAGAAAACGCCAAGATTACGGTACAATTCCCACGGTTCGGATTAAAAAAATTGGTGGAGAAGTACGCGCAGTTGGAGCGGGCATAGACAAAGCTTGCCGCAGATTTGCGCACGAAAGCGCTGATCTGAAATTAGTTGGACCAACGATACTTTCAAATCGGAATAATTTCTCTATTTAGGACAAGGTGAATGGCAAATACCAAGAAACTGACCAAAGAAGAACGCAAGAAAGTAAAGCGGGCGGCCCGGAAGAAACAAGGGCCGAAGAAACCACGCGACTATCCACGCGGCAGCAAAAAGGCCAAAGTGAAGAAGATGGCGCGCGGCACGGCCAAGCGCTAAGCGGATTCCGGCAAAGACGTAGCGAGAGAGACGCGGCGCGCTACGTCTTTACGTTGAAGACGCAAAGCAACATATCAAGGAGGCGCTTCTGGCCAGCCAACTTTTTGCCAAGAAGTCCATTGACAAGCTGATCTCGGACTCGGAGCATCCGGACCACCGGCTGACAAAGTCGCTGGGGCCGTGGTCGCTCACCGCGCTGGGGATCGGGGCCATCATTGGCTCCGGCATCTTTGTGCTGACCGGCACGGCGGCGGCGGGAGAAAACTTCCAGGTCCCCTCCATCTGGCATGCCCAGGTGCTGGACGTTTTTCAGAACCTCTTTCAGCATGGAAGTCTCTCCGGCGTCCTGATGCACGGACGCCCACCGGCTGGACCGGCAATTGCCGTATCGTTCCTCTTGGTGGCGATTGCCTGCAGCTTCGCCGGGCTTTGCTACGCTGAACTGGCGTCCATGATCCCCATCGCCGGCAGCGCCTATACGTATTCGTACGCGACGTTGGGCGAGTTCATCGCCTGGATCATCGGCTGGGACCTGATCCTGGAATATGCGGTAAGCAACGTGGCCGTGGCGATTGGCTTTGGCGGTTACCTGAAAGCGCAACTAGGCGCGTTTGGCCTGGCGATTCCCGAGAAGTGGTCAACGCCGGTGGTGGATAACGGCTGGACCGGCTCTTATTTTAATTTCCCTGCGTTCTTCATCGTGTTTGTGCTGACGGTCTTGCTGGTATGGGGTATCCGGGAATCTGCCCAGGCCAACAACATTATGGTGGTGATCAAGGTTGGCGCCATCCTGACTTTTTTGATCGTGGGTGGAATGCTGGCCAATCCGGTCAATTTGCATCCTTTCGCGCCGTCCGGATTTTCCGGAGTGTTGTCCGGAGGGGCCATCATCTTCTTCACCTACATCGGCTTCGATTCGGTTTCAACCGCCGCCGAAGAATCACGCAATCCGCAAAAAGACATTCCTTTTGGGATCATTGCGTCCTTGATCGCCTGCACCGTTTTGTACATCGGCGTTGCCCTGGTGCTTTTGGCGATGATGAAGTACTCAACTTTTAGCGGCACGAATGCAGAAGCATCGAATGCTCCCGTGGCTTACGCGCTGTCGCATCTGGGAGCGAACCGCTGGCTGCAAGCGGTGATTGTGATTGGCGCGCTCATGGGCATGATTTCTTCTCTTCTGGTGTTCCAATATGGCCAAACCAGAATCTGGTTCGCCATGTCGCGTGACGGGCTGCTGCCGAAATTGTTCTCCGCCGTGCACCCCAAGTTCAAGACTCCCCACTGGTCCACTTGGATTGCAGGCGCGGTCGTGGGCATTCCTGCTGGGCTATTCAGCATCAGCGAGGCTGCTGATTTGTCCAACATCGGCACGTTGTTTGCTTTTGTGCTGGTGTCACTCGGCGTGTTGTTCCTGCGAAAATCGCAGCCAGAACGAAAGCGTGGATTCAAGGTCCCATTTGTCCCGCTCTTTCCCATCATCTCGGTCGTGTTGTGTGTTGCGCTGATGGCAGGACTGTTGGTGATCACCTGGGCGCGGTTCTTCGGATGGCTCGCAATCGGAATGGTCATCTACTGGCTCTACAGCCGCAGGCACAGCGAATTCGCCAGCGGAAACCTGCCGGCGGCTTGAGTTATGCAACGCTCGTTCATACAGTCTCTGCCCAAGGCGGAGCTGCATCTGCATCTCGAAGGCAGCGTGGAACCGGCGACTTTGGCTGAGCTGAGCCGCCGCCACAACACGCTGCTGCCCACGGAGAACAATCGCTATGACGTGCGCGGCTCGGGCGACGAGCTGAGCGAAGACGACGTCCGCCGGCTTTATTCCTACCAGAATTTCGGCGGCTTTCTGATGGCCTTCAAGGCGGTAACCGAACGGCTGCGCACGCCGGAAGACTATGAGCTGATCACCTACCGCCTGATGCAAAAGCTGCGCCAGCAAAACGTAGTGCATGCCGAGGTCTATGTGAGCGTGGGCGTGGTGCGCTGGCGCGGGCAAGCCTTTGACCCCATCTTTGAAGGCCTGGAACGCGGACGCGAACGCGGGCAGCGCGACTTCGGCGTCTCCCTGCTGTGGATCTTTGACGCCGTGCGGCACTTCGGTCCGGAAGCCGCGGGCGAGGTCTTTGACATCGCGGCCCGGCTGCGCGACCGCAACGTGGTCGGCGTGGGCCTGGGCGGCGACGAGCGCAAAGGCCCCGCCGAATGGTTTCGTGACCTCTTTAAGAAGGCCGCCGACAACGGTCTTCGCCTCACCGCGCATGCCGGAGAGACCGCCGGCCCGGAGTCGGTGTGGGGCGCGCTGAATATCGGCGCGGAGCGCATCGGCCACGGCCTGGCCATCGCCCGCGACCCCGAGTTGACCGAAGTGCTGGCCCACAAGCAGGTGCCGCTTGAGATGTGCATCATCAGCAACCTGCGCACCGGCGCCTGTACTGACCTGCGCGAACATCCCCTGAAGGCTTTCTTTGAAGAAGGCCTGATGATTACCTTGAACACCGACGACCCGGCCATGTTCCAGACCTCATTGTGCAAGGAGTACGAGCTGGCCCAGGGCGAATTCGGCTTTACCGAAGAACAACTGCGCGAGATCGCGCGCAACTCGTTTGAAGCGTCGTTTTTGCCGGTGGAGAAGAAGGTGAAATTCCTCCAGCAGATAGATTTGTTTGTGAAGACGTAAGCTGCATAAGTTGTGTCGCCCCTACGGGGCTCGATTTCTTCTACCCGTTTACCCACCCCTCCGGCTTCGCTGCGCTCGCCTCAGGGTGGGCTAGGCTGTTTCGCGCTTTCGGCGCTGGCAGGTGGTTGCCCCGGTATGCTTCGTCAACCAACCGACTTGATCTTCTTCCCCCGCGTCCTTTGCGTCCTCTGCGGTAATGGGCCAGGGTGGGCCAACTTGTGGTCGCGCCTAACGGCGCTTGGATTTCGGGGTCGACGGTGGATCTTTTTGTTCCGCAGATTCATCCAAGTTAATGATTTATGCCCAAGCACATCGGTATCGTCGGATGCAGCGCGGAAGGCGCGGCGCTGTGCTACCGCACCATCTGCCTGGAAGCCGAGCCGCTCATGGGCAAGCACGCGCATCCGGAAGTGACGCTGCACACCATCTGCCTGGCCGACTACATGCGCCTGCTTTCTCCCATTGCTCCCAAGGACGATTGGCTGGCCGTCGCCGAACTCATGCTGCGCTCGGCCGAAGCGTTGAAGCGCGCCGGCGCCGATTTCCTCATTTGTCCGGACAACACCATCCACGCCGCGCTGCCGTTCGTGCTGCCACGCTCGCCCCTGCCCTGGTTGCATATCGCGGAAGAAGTGGGCAAAGAAGCCCGGCGGCGCGGATTCAAGACTCTGGGTCTGACCGGGACAAAGTATCTGGTCTCAAGCTCCGTCTATCCGCAAGCGCTGGAACGGATGGGCATTGGCTGGGCGCGTCCGACGGAAGACCAGGCCGAGCGGATCAACGCCATCATCTTCGACGAATTGGTCCGCGGCCAGCAGACGCCCGAATCGCTGCGCTACCTTCAGCAGGTGATCTGGCGCTTCAAGAGCTTGAAGTGCGACGCCGTGGTGCTGGGCTGCACGGAGCTTCCGCTGATCGTAAACGACGCCAATTCGCCGCTGCCGACGCTCGATTCCACAAGATTGCTGGCCCGGGCGGCGTTGAGGGAAGCGGTGGGGTAAGTAAGGCAAGAATTACGTGCGGCCCGGGCACGATAAAGGAATCTAATCCAGAACTTAGGAAGACTGTTTACTTACCATCAGTTGGTCGTCTTCCTGAAAACCAAAATAACCTCTTCTCTCATTCGGGCACCTAGTTCTTTGCCAACGATTTCATAACCCGGCGGTGGCAAATATCTGCGATTTTCACGCAATGCTCTGCGCCGACTGGAGCGCAACGCTAGGCCGTTTTTCTTTCCAATGGAGACCAGAGCCCATGAATTTCGAATGAAGGTACCATTAATGGTCGAGTCCCCGATAACGACTATAGCCTCACCGCTCTTTCGCAAGACTCTTGCGATTTCCGACAATACTTCATCCATATCCAGCCGGGTGCCCCATCCTTCGCGGTTTTTGCGAAGGGTGGGATTCGACAGCGCATCGGTTCATGCTTTGCTTTGCTTTGCGCGCTCCGCTTTGCTGCGCGCGGGCCTCGTCAGGTGCGGATACGCGGCCAGCTTTTGATCACGCGCTGGTTGCCGGACTTCCAGTCGGAATAGCCGGCGGTGAAGCGGACCGCAAAACAGGGGTCAACATCAATGACCAGTTCGGTGTCGTCGTCGAAAGAGACGGTCACGCAGTTGATTTCATTGTTCGCGGTCACATAAACGTCGGTCACGGTCTTGCCGCGCACCTGGGGAAAGGGGAAAGAGCCCAAAGGGAGCCTGGGTGCGGGTTTCTTGCCAGCTCGGGTTAGAGGCAGCTTGCGGGCGGAGCGTCGTTTCGCGGTCAGATGGCCCTCCAGGGGCGAAGCGGGTAAACAACATCTATAGACAGTGTTTTCACCCGTTTCACCATTGAAAGAATGTATTTCACCTCGATTATAATATCTATAGATATGGTTCATGCAAGAAATGTACGCGACTGTATATGTCAGGACCCGCAAGTGAACGAGTACCGTGGTCGCAATGGCAACAGACCCCAAAGTTCTGTTCGGCGAACGCGTACGGCGACTGCGCAAGGCGGCCCGCCTCTCCCGCGAGAAAGCGGCCGAGCGCGGCGATCTCAGCTCCAACTTTTGGGGCGAGGTGGAGCGTGCCGAAAAGGCGCCCAGCCTGGAGACGATCCTGGGCATCGCCAAGGCCTTGCAGCTCCCTCCGGCTGCGCTGTTTGTAGATAAGGAAGACGATCCCAACCTCAGGAAGAAGACCCTGGCGCTGGTCGAGCGGGCGACTCCTGAGCAACTCAGCCTTCTGTATCGAATCGCGAAAGTCATCGTAACGCCGTAAGGCGGCCTTTGTTTTGGCGCTCCGCTGCGCTACGCGCGGATCTCCACCCCGCCACGCGAAGCGCGCGCCGCCATCCCAGCTTGCCAAAACCGGGCAAGCAGGGAGCCCTGGTGTCAGGGGCCCCGGGCCTACGGCGTAAGGAAGGGTTCATTCGTTCCGCTAACCTTTCCCAGGGCTTACGCGCCTGGGCTAGGCTCTTTCGCGCCTACGGCGCTTGCCCTCTTTCCGGGCCGCCATGTACTTCTTCGCGCGTGACAGCTAATCAGAGGTGCGATAGAATAGCGAAGATATAACAAATCAATACATCGTCCTTTAGGACACCCGGCTGCCCAGGCGGCGCGGGAAAGAAGATCTTTGACAAAAGAAGCAAACTGGCAAGTGGCATCTATCCAATTGGCCAAGGCAAAAGCAAAAAACCTCTAATTCACCGCAAGGGGCGCTAAGGTCGCAAAGAATCAATTGGTTAGCGGAAAAGTTTACTAACCGATAAACAGTTGGGTCACCGTTGGGTCGAATGGAATAAACCCTTTGCTTGCAACACGGGCCTTAGGGGAGGGGTGGGGGCGGGAGTAACGAAGTGGTTATCGGCAAAGCCGTTATTGGAGAATCGCTGGGACCGGGTTTGATGGGTGAAGGCGAGGGCGCCTGCGCTCCACGATTTGTATTGCGATAGGGATCCCTCGCTGCGCTCGGGATGAAGTTCAATCCGCCATTGCCTCTTCTTCCCGCCGGCTCTCAATTTGCACCAATTCGGGCTTGGAAGAAGGACGAAACACCTGATGCGAAGGCTGGCTCTGCGGGTCGCGCCAGAAATCAACAATCGAAGTCTGGTGGACGCAGGAGATGGTGCAGTTCGGCGCGCAGGACTTCTTGGTCCAGTATTCGCGCTTGATGTCGGCGCGCGTGTATTCGGCCAGCGGGATTCCGGGATAGCCGCGCTGCTGTGAGCAGTAGTGCACCAGCCCGTTTTCGCAGATGTACAAATAGCGCGACCCCGCGCGGCATCGCCAGTCATTGGGCCGGCCCCAGGCAATGTTGTCCTGGAAGGTGTTGAAGCGGGCGTAACTGTGTTTGCCCAGCTTCTTCATCTCGCGGAAGACGGTGTGGGCTTCTTCATTGAGAGCTTTGAGCTGGCCGGAGCCGTCATGAATGATGCCCACGGTGGAAGTAAAGCCCAGTTCCACCGCGCGCTTGCCGATGGTGACCGCGTCCCACTGGTTGAAAACGCCGGCGCCGATGACCGAGTTGATGTTCACGTGAAAATCCGCGTGCTCGCGCAGCCATTGCAGCTTCTTGTCCAGGACTTTGAGCGACTTCTTGGAGACCTCGTCGGGCTGAACGTTGTCAATGGAGATCTGCAGGTGGTCCAGGCCGGCGTCATTGAGCTGCTGGATACGCTGCGGCGTGAGCAGATAGCCGTTGGTGATGAGCCCGGCGATGGCGCCGTTCTTGCGGATACGGCGGATGATATCGTCCAGTTGCGGATGCAGCAGGGTTTCGCCGCCACTGATGGTGATCAGCGTGGTCCCCAGCGCGCCCAGCTTGTCAATGCGGCGGTACATCTCGTCGAGCGGCACCGGCTGGGAGAAATCGTCATATTCGTTGCAGTATGTGCAGGAAAGATTGCAGCGCCGCATGGGGATGATGTGCACCTGAACAGGGTGGTCCCTGGAGACCACGCCCTTGGCGATCATCTTGAGTTCCCGGTATGTGCGGTACGCGGCCTTGAGCCGGCGCCGTGTTGAGTTGGCTGGCATCGTTAAACTAGTTATTAAATCATACACGCCGGGGGCAAGGCGTGGCGGATCAGCCAATGGCCAATTTTACGGGGCGAGCGGGGAAAACTCAGGCTCAATAACTAAGGGGGCGCGGAAGGCCGGCCTTCAGAACGCCGCCCCGAGTGCCGCAAACGCCGCGATGATTACAGCGTAGACCACAAGCACGGTGATGATCGCGGTGCTGGGCCGAAGCTTGCCACCGGCGGAGCAAATGGCAAAGCCGAGGCCGGTGAGGACGACGGACCAGATCCCGATCAGGTCCAATCCAGAAGCGAGGCCCCACAGGAACTTGTTGGCTTGCGGATCCATGAAAAAGCCTGGATTGGTGGCCACTGGATTGATGTCCGGGTCAATCCCGCCGGGGTCCGCGCTGAACAGAAGGGCCACGCAAACCAGCACAGACTTAACAATGAGAGGTAGAGAAGCGTAAAACACAATGGCTAAACATCGCTGGAAGGGAACCTGTGCGGCAAATCCAAAATTGAAGATCACCATGTAGATCGCTGCGGCGATCAGGCCGAAGATCAACGCAATAACCGGCCTGGCGAAGAATCCAATCTTTTGAGCCACGGCTTGTATGCGGATAGCCTGCTCCAGTTGGGCGGGGGAAAGGCGCTCCATGGCTTGCTGCGCTCTCTTGGATTGCTCCATCCGATGTTGCACCAGCCGCGCCATGTCCACCTTCTGCACAATCACGACCGCTGCGATCAACGAGAACACTGACACTACCAGCCACGGGGCCCACCAACTGGCCTTGCGCTTCAAGTCTGTAAAGGTCTT from Terriglobia bacterium harbors:
- a CDS encoding amino acid permease, whose product is MKEALLASQLFAKKSIDKLISDSEHPDHRLTKSLGPWSLTALGIGAIIGSGIFVLTGTAAAGENFQVPSIWHAQVLDVFQNLFQHGSLSGVLMHGRPPAGPAIAVSFLLVAIACSFAGLCYAELASMIPIAGSAYTYSYATLGEFIAWIIGWDLILEYAVSNVAVAIGFGGYLKAQLGAFGLAIPEKWSTPVVDNGWTGSYFNFPAFFIVFVLTVLLVWGIRESAQANNIMVVIKVGAILTFLIVGGMLANPVNLHPFAPSGFSGVLSGGAIIFFTYIGFDSVSTAAEESRNPQKDIPFGIIASLIACTVLYIGVALVLLAMMKYSTFSGTNAEASNAPVAYALSHLGANRWLQAVIVIGALMGMISSLLVFQYGQTRIWFAMSRDGLLPKLFSAVHPKFKTPHWSTWIAGAVVGIPAGLFSISEAADLSNIGTLFAFVLVSLGVLFLRKSQPERKRGFKVPFVPLFPIISVVLCVALMAGLLVITWARFFGWLAIGMVIYWLYSRRHSEFASGNLPAA
- the add gene encoding adenosine deaminase; amino-acid sequence: MQRSFIQSLPKAELHLHLEGSVEPATLAELSRRHNTLLPTENNRYDVRGSGDELSEDDVRRLYSYQNFGGFLMAFKAVTERLRTPEDYELITYRLMQKLRQQNVVHAEVYVSVGVVRWRGQAFDPIFEGLERGRERGQRDFGVSLLWIFDAVRHFGPEAAGEVFDIAARLRDRNVVGVGLGGDERKGPAEWFRDLFKKAADNGLRLTAHAGETAGPESVWGALNIGAERIGHGLAIARDPELTEVLAHKQVPLEMCIISNLRTGACTDLREHPLKAFFEEGLMITLNTDDPAMFQTSLCKEYELAQGEFGFTEEQLREIARNSFEASFLPVEKKVKFLQQIDLFVKT
- a CDS encoding amino acid racemase, which encodes MPKHIGIVGCSAEGAALCYRTICLEAEPLMGKHAHPEVTLHTICLADYMRLLSPIAPKDDWLAVAELMLRSAEALKRAGADFLICPDNTIHAALPFVLPRSPLPWLHIAEEVGKEARRRGFKTLGLTGTKYLVSSSVYPQALERMGIGWARPTEDQAERINAIIFDELVRGQQTPESLRYLQQVIWRFKSLKCDAVVLGCTELPLIVNDANSPLPTLDSTRLLARAALREAVG
- a CDS encoding helix-turn-helix domain-containing protein, yielding MATDPKVLFGERVRRLRKAARLSREKAAERGDLSSNFWGEVERAEKAPSLETILGIAKALQLPPAALFVDKEDDPNLRKKTLALVERATPEQLSLLYRIAKVIVTP
- a CDS encoding radical SAM protein, yielding MPANSTRRRLKAAYRTYRELKMIAKGVVSRDHPVQVHIIPMRRCNLSCTYCNEYDDFSQPVPLDEMYRRIDKLGALGTTLITISGGETLLHPQLDDIIRRIRKNGAIAGLITNGYLLTPQRIQQLNDAGLDHLQISIDNVQPDEVSKKSLKVLDKKLQWLREHADFHVNINSVIGAGVFNQWDAVTIGKRAVELGFTSTVGIIHDGSGQLKALNEEAHTVFREMKKLGKHSYARFNTFQDNIAWGRPNDWRCRAGSRYLYICENGLVHYCSQQRGYPGIPLAEYTRADIKREYWTKKSCAPNCTISCVHQTSIVDFWRDPQSQPSHQVFRPSSKPELVQIESRREEEAMAD
- a CDS encoding YIP1 family protein, with product MSTLPPPTPGQPASGQPMMQPPVPAQPVAPPMSEASRLINTFIAPSKTFTDLKRKASWWAPWLVVSVFSLIAAVVIVQKVDMARLVQHRMEQSKRAQQAMERLSPAQLEQAIRIQAVAQKIGFFARPVIALIFGLIAAAIYMVIFNFGFAAQVPFQRCLAIVFYASLPLIVKSVLVCVALLFSADPGGIDPDINPVATNPGFFMDPQANKFLWGLASGLDLIGIWSVVLTGLGFAICSAGGKLRPSTAIITVLVVYAVIIAAFAALGAAF